In Lewinellaceae bacterium, a single window of DNA contains:
- a CDS encoding branched-chain amino acid aminotransferase, whose amino-acid sequence MPITTTIPIQHTAESRLPGLDINNLPFGTTPTDHLFIARYTAGEWAEARIEPFHQLTMSPFALCFHYGQTVFEGMKAFRMEDGNVSIFRLQKHHERFNRSLQRMNMPEVPYELFKEGMRQLVGLDRQWVPSGKESALYIRPFMIATEERLKVKTSDEYLFLIVCTPVGHYYAQPVRVKVETEFIRAADGGTGYAKCGGNYGGALLPTQRAMEAGYDQVLWTDAQNREFIEESGTMNVLFLIDGILITPPLSSTILDGVTRDSILQLAQARGIKVQERKISIRELEAALQSDTRVEAFGAGTAAVVAPIESIAIGKKTYACYVGEDAAMYSFKAELQAIRRGIAEDVWGWNEVV is encoded by the coding sequence ATGCCTATCACAACCACGATTCCCATTCAGCACACCGCTGAGTCCCGCCTTCCCGGGCTGGACATCAACAACCTGCCCTTCGGCACGACGCCAACCGACCATCTCTTCATCGCCCGCTATACTGCCGGCGAGTGGGCGGAGGCGCGCATCGAGCCTTTCCACCAGCTTACCATGAGCCCCTTTGCTCTTTGCTTTCACTACGGCCAAACCGTATTTGAAGGCATGAAGGCGTTCAGGATGGAAGACGGCAATGTTTCCATCTTCCGCCTGCAGAAGCACCACGAGCGCTTCAACCGCTCGCTACAGCGCATGAATATGCCGGAGGTGCCTTATGAATTGTTCAAAGAAGGCATGCGGCAGCTCGTTGGGCTCGACCGGCAGTGGGTGCCCTCAGGCAAAGAGAGCGCGCTGTACATCCGCCCTTTTATGATCGCCACCGAGGAGCGGCTGAAGGTGAAAACATCCGATGAATACCTGTTCCTCATTGTTTGCACGCCGGTGGGGCATTACTATGCCCAGCCTGTAAGGGTAAAAGTAGAAACCGAATTCATCCGGGCGGCGGACGGGGGCACGGGCTATGCCAAATGCGGCGGCAACTACGGCGGCGCTTTGCTCCCCACTCAACGCGCCATGGAAGCCGGCTACGACCAGGTACTTTGGACCGATGCCCAAAACCGGGAGTTCATCGAAGAATCCGGCACCATGAATGTCTTGTTTCTAATTGACGGCATCCTCATCACGCCGCCGCTGAGCTCCACCATCCTCGACGGCGTCACCCGGGATTCTATCCTGCAATTGGCACAGGCCCGCGGCATCAAGGTGCAGGAGCGCAAAATCAGCATCCGGGAGCTGGAGGCGGCCCTGCAAAGCGATACCAGGGTGGAAGCCTTTGGGGCGGGCACAGCGGCAGTCGTGGCCCCCATCGAATCCATCGCCATCGGGAAAAAAACCTACGCCTGTTATGTCGGGGAGGACGCGGCGATGTATTCTTTTAAAGCGGAGTTGCAGGCCATTCGAAGGGGTATAGCCGAAGACGTTTGGGGATGGAATGAGGTGGTGTGA
- a CDS encoding DinB family protein, translating into MEIIAISSFLDYYASIRARTERLIALAPPDKLEFTYKAGKFTIADQIRHIAAIERYMYGETLAGRPSRYKGCGKELADGYEAIMSFFRRAHGETIAIIRDIGDEGLNNRCLTPAGASIRRWKWMRAMVEHEVHHRAQLYIYLNMLDIKTPPMFGLTAEELAKKP; encoded by the coding sequence ATGGAAATCATTGCCATTTCATCCTTTCTCGACTACTACGCCAGCATTCGGGCGCGCACCGAGCGGCTCATCGCTTTGGCGCCGCCCGATAAGCTGGAATTCACTTATAAGGCCGGCAAATTCACCATTGCCGATCAGATTCGCCATATCGCGGCCATTGAAAGGTATATGTACGGGGAAACGCTGGCTGGCCGGCCCAGCAGGTATAAAGGGTGTGGCAAAGAGCTGGCCGACGGCTATGAAGCTATCATGTCTTTCTTCCGCCGGGCCCACGGAGAAACCATTGCCATCATCCGGGACATCGGCGACGAGGGGTTGAACAACCGCTGCCTTACTCCCGCCGGGGCCTCCATACGCCGCTGGAAATGGATGCGGGCTATGGTGGAACACGAGGTTCATCACCGAGCCCAGCTCTATATCTATTTGAATATGCTGGATATAAAGACGCCTCCTATGTTTGGGCTGACGGCGGAGGAGTTGGCGAAAAAACCTTAA
- a CDS encoding glycosyltransferase family 39 protein, which translates to MHQYTNAPIRLLRLASLLALLSLFLNLGVQPVYLEEPRRATIAMEMEENGNFIVPTQFGEFYYKKPPVFNWVVWASAKAVGGYTAWALRLPTVLSIIFTSLLLFGLGRRYAGLEFGWLSALLFPISGGLYFYFSLLGEIDLFYTFVTFAGFAALFHFQQQGRYGLMFIVTYALAAVGTLTKGLPSLLFQGLSVAAWLWYEGELKRLLSLAHLAGILVYGALVGGYLLAYHQYNDIGNYLQMMVEESSERTVAENGVLKLLEHIAMFPLDTIKDLLPGGLLLLFAIRRDLRSLLLRNKLLTFATLMFLVNALPYWVSPGTRQRYIYMLYPFLLMIGLYAFQHRQEVKAWRFQAFRILSGVLIGALALGCLALPFIPGLDFLNYRWALAIGGFLAAAAVFYFYLRQPQRTLLFLILATAIGRLLFDLTVLPQRAYESDAQEDIEIAQAVNEIAGDAPLYLYQDARISFSAIFYLNQIRGKTLRRNYELEEGAYYIALPEQFPKEEVLYEIPYNEEVYGVVRYR; encoded by the coding sequence ATGCATCAATACACCAATGCACCGATACGCTTACTTCGCCTCGCCTCCCTGCTGGCTCTCCTCAGCCTCTTCCTCAACCTGGGCGTGCAGCCGGTCTACCTGGAGGAGCCGCGAAGAGCCACCATCGCGATGGAGATGGAGGAGAACGGCAATTTCATCGTGCCGACCCAGTTTGGGGAGTTTTACTACAAAAAGCCTCCGGTATTCAACTGGGTAGTATGGGCCAGCGCGAAGGCCGTGGGTGGCTATACGGCCTGGGCGTTGCGCCTTCCGACGGTATTGTCCATCATTTTTACGTCTTTGCTGCTTTTCGGGCTGGGGCGGCGCTACGCCGGCCTGGAATTTGGCTGGCTGTCCGCCCTGCTGTTTCCCATCAGCGGAGGGTTGTATTTCTACTTTTCCCTGCTGGGGGAGATCGACCTGTTTTACACCTTTGTCACCTTCGCCGGCTTTGCCGCCCTTTTTCACTTTCAGCAACAGGGGCGGTACGGGCTGATGTTTATCGTGACCTACGCCCTGGCGGCGGTGGGCACGCTGACCAAGGGGCTGCCCTCGTTGCTTTTCCAGGGCTTGTCGGTGGCGGCCTGGTTGTGGTATGAAGGGGAGCTGAAACGCCTGTTGTCCCTGGCCCACCTGGCGGGCATCCTGGTTTACGGGGCACTGGTGGGCGGCTATCTGCTGGCCTACCATCAGTACAACGATATCGGCAACTACCTCCAGATGATGGTGGAAGAATCGAGCGAGCGCACGGTAGCGGAGAATGGGGTGCTGAAACTGTTGGAGCACATCGCTATGTTCCCCCTGGATACGATCAAAGACCTGCTGCCCGGCGGCTTGCTGCTGCTATTCGCCATCCGGCGGGATCTGCGCAGCCTGCTCCTGCGCAATAAACTGCTGACTTTCGCCACCCTCATGTTTCTGGTCAATGCACTGCCTTACTGGGTGTCGCCGGGCACCCGGCAACGCTACATTTACATGCTGTACCCCTTCCTGCTGATGATTGGGCTGTACGCCTTCCAGCACCGGCAGGAAGTGAAAGCCTGGCGCTTCCAGGCCTTCCGCATTCTAAGCGGTGTGTTGATCGGCGCCCTGGCGCTGGGATGCCTGGCCCTGCCCTTCATTCCGGGGCTGGATTTCCTGAACTACCGCTGGGCACTGGCCATCGGCGGCTTCCTGGCCGCCGCCGCCGTATTCTACTTCTACCTCCGACAGCCGCAGCGGACGCTCCTCTTCCTGATCCTGGCCACCGCTATTGGCCGCCTGTTGTTCGACCTGACCGTCCTGCCCCAAAGGGCCTACGAGAGCGACGCCCAGGAGGACATCGAGATCGCCCAGGCGGTGAACGAGATCGCCGGGGATGCGCCATTGTATTTATACCAGGACGCCCGCATCTCCTTCTCCGCTATTTTTTACCTCAACCAGATTCGGGGAAAAACGTTGCGGCGCAATTATGAACTGGAAGAGGGGGCTTACTACATCGCATTGCCGGAGCAGTTTCCCAAAGAGGAGGTGCTGTATGAGATACCGTATAATGAGGAAGTGTATGGGGTGGTGAGGTATCGTTAA